In the Phaseolus vulgaris cultivar G19833 chromosome 7, P. vulgaris v2.0, whole genome shotgun sequence genome, one interval contains:
- the LOC137828536 gene encoding uncharacterized protein, whose amino-acid sequence MAKKRKSIATSMDEVDRTMFSSFSTAANSLSHLYTLSMNHHKLSFQAGERHSLEELYQWIRRQQEGGSRVATVDILGYIKNELDYCGEEPSMSPRAPQQHQQSQPLMHATVTGSGFPVTTGFPGQTIMGQGLRSEHCDIQSKNSVFSNVLSNPVRQFGEVGNYSSGLSMGIGSRNTEGNFLHQQSRDSAAFIFNDAAMDMHAD is encoded by the exons ATGGCGAAGAAGAGAAAATCCATAGCCACAAGCATGGACGAGGTGGACCGAACCATGTTCTCTTCATTTTCCACTGCTGCCAATTCTCTCTCACACCTCTACACTCTCTCCATGAACCACCACAAACTCTCCTTCCAAGCCGGTGAACGCCACTCCCTT GAAGAACTTTATCAGTGGATCCGGAGGCAACAAGAGGGTGGATCAAGAGTTGCAACTGTCGATATACTCGGCTACATTAAG AATGAGCTGGATTATTGTGGTGAGGAACCGAGTATGTCACCTAGAGCTCCACAGCAACACCAACAATCACAACCACTAATGCATGCAACTGTCACTGGTTCAGGCTTTCCCGTAACTACAGGATTTCCTGGCCAAACAATTATGGGGCAGGGACTCAGGTCTGAGCACTGCGATATTCAATCAAAGAATTCCGTGTTTTCAAATGTTTTGTCAAATCCTGTTCGTCAATTTGGTGAGGTAGGTAACTACTCAAGTGGTCTCTCCATGGGGATTGGAAGCCGTAACACCGAAGGCAACTTTCTTCATCAGCAAAGCAGGGACTCTGCTGCATTCATTTTCAATGATGCTGCCATGGACATGCATGCAGACTAG